One Streptomyces sp. NBC_01237 genomic region harbors:
- a CDS encoding Lrp/AsnC family transcriptional regulator has translation MNGRATYRALADACGTSPDTVRRRLGRLCASGMLQPRCEVARPLSEWPVTAILWGRVAAEELESASRSITGARGVRLCGGLTGRNNILVVAWVKSLSDTQRFEIRLTQRPPAWISPTVPWPSGH, from the coding sequence ACCTATCGCGCCCTGGCCGACGCCTGCGGAACGAGCCCGGACACGGTCCGCCGCCGCCTCGGGCGGCTCTGCGCCTCGGGCATGCTCCAGCCCCGCTGCGAGGTCGCCCGCCCTCTGTCGGAGTGGCCCGTCACAGCGATTCTCTGGGGGAGAGTGGCCGCGGAGGAGCTGGAAAGCGCCTCCCGTTCCATCACCGGCGCCCGCGGGGTACGGCTGTGCGGCGGCCTCACCGGCCGGAACAACATCCTCGTCGTGGCGTGGGTGAAGTCCCTCTCCGACACCCAGCGCTTCGAGATACGACTCACCCAGCGCCCCCCGGCCTGGATATCACCGACCGTGCCGTGGCCCTCCGGCCACTGA
- a CDS encoding helix-turn-helix domain-containing protein produces the protein MPETNAALRTLAHNVRAARTRAGLSLDELGRRATVSKGALVALEKAQGNPNFATLVRLADTLGVSVSALMEGPSESRVRVVAADTVMPLWAGAEGSEARLMLTTAGPAPVEVWRWKLEPGEEYPSHPHQAGVVETVSVTSGRMTLIVDGTEHAVEADQTATFDGDAPHAYRGTGTETCHLIMTVHLPPGPASTT, from the coding sequence ATGCCCGAGACGAACGCGGCCCTGCGGACACTCGCGCACAACGTCAGGGCGGCCCGCACCCGCGCGGGCCTGTCCCTGGACGAGCTCGGCCGCCGCGCCACGGTCAGCAAGGGCGCCCTCGTCGCACTGGAGAAGGCTCAGGGCAACCCGAACTTCGCCACGCTCGTCAGGCTCGCCGACACCCTCGGTGTCTCGGTGTCCGCACTGATGGAGGGACCCTCGGAAAGCCGTGTCCGCGTCGTGGCCGCCGACACCGTGATGCCGTTGTGGGCCGGTGCCGAGGGCAGCGAGGCCCGGCTCATGCTGACGACCGCAGGACCCGCCCCGGTCGAGGTCTGGCGCTGGAAACTCGAACCCGGCGAGGAGTACCCCAGCCACCCCCACCAGGCCGGGGTCGTCGAAACCGTCAGTGTCACCTCCGGACGCATGACCCTGATCGTCGACGGCACCGAACACGCCGTCGAAGCCGACCAGACCGCCACCTTCGACGGCGACGCCCCCCACGCCTACCGCGGCACGGGTACCGAAACCTGCCACCTGATCATGACCGTCCACCTGCCTCCCGGCCCCGCTTCCACCACCTGA
- a CDS encoding EamA family transporter has translation MIALLLALGSSLAYGCADFLGGLGARKAHVLRTVMIAAPASLVVELLLWPFLGASFGVQTLAWGAASGVASAAAFALLYKTLAIGPMSVLSPVTALVSAVLPVGVGLFQGEHLGPAGLIGLPLALAAVVMVSAGKGAGSVRPSRAALLPAFGAGAAIALQLIFLHQAPSDSGVGPLIIGRAVSSAVTLIAAGVLYRRLGSEKPAYAMSATAGVLDSVANLLFLLAARSGDLAVVAVITALYPAGTVLLARSVLGERIHRSQLIGLGTAAAAVSLLALT, from the coding sequence GTGATCGCTCTGCTGCTGGCTCTGGGCAGCTCGCTCGCCTATGGATGCGCCGACTTCCTGGGCGGCCTCGGTGCGCGGAAGGCCCATGTCCTGCGCACCGTGATGATCGCCGCCCCGGCCTCTCTCGTGGTCGAGCTGCTGCTGTGGCCGTTCCTCGGTGCCTCGTTCGGCGTGCAGACCCTGGCCTGGGGCGCCGCCTCGGGTGTCGCATCGGCCGCCGCGTTCGCCCTGCTCTACAAGACCCTCGCCATCGGCCCGATGAGCGTGCTCTCCCCGGTGACCGCATTGGTCTCCGCCGTGCTGCCCGTCGGTGTGGGGCTGTTCCAAGGCGAGCACCTGGGACCGGCCGGACTGATCGGTCTGCCGCTCGCGCTTGCCGCAGTGGTAATGGTCAGCGCAGGGAAGGGCGCCGGGTCGGTACGCCCGTCCCGCGCCGCGCTGCTGCCGGCCTTCGGTGCGGGTGCCGCGATCGCCCTTCAGCTGATCTTCCTGCACCAGGCCCCCTCCGACAGCGGCGTCGGCCCGCTGATCATCGGCAGGGCGGTGTCTTCTGCCGTCACCCTCATCGCTGCCGGGGTGCTGTACCGCCGCCTGGGATCCGAGAAGCCCGCGTACGCGATGTCGGCCACCGCCGGCGTGCTGGACTCGGTGGCGAACCTGCTGTTCCTGCTCGCCGCCCGCAGCGGGGACCTCGCCGTCGTCGCCGTCATCACCGCCCTCTACCCGGCCGGCACCGTCCTGCTCGCCCGCAGCGTGCTCGGCGAACGCATCCACCGCAGCCAGCTCATCGGGCTCGGCACCGCCGCAGCTGCCGTCAGCCTCCTCGCTCTCACCTGA
- a CDS encoding B3/B4 domain-containing protein translates to MTVFRIDPAVADAFPDTLIAVVTATGLRGHGPWPATTATLQDLEQQLADGTWQPADETDPRIEAWHTAYRSFGTNPRRIRPSVDALGRRFTKKGTLPRVNPAVDSYNAVSVQHGLPAGAFDLDHVTGRIAIQYADGTEEFTPLGEPGTTENPKPGEIVYADTTGVLTRHWNHRDAHRTRVTEDSTHVAFVFETLHVSRDGHLLKAAALDLQGLLAPHTGQTAVYYLSPDQPQVTV, encoded by the coding sequence ATGACCGTCTTCCGAATCGACCCAGCCGTCGCCGATGCCTTCCCCGACACCCTCATCGCCGTGGTCACCGCCACCGGCCTGCGCGGCCACGGGCCGTGGCCCGCCACGACCGCCACCCTTCAGGACCTGGAGCAGCAGCTCGCCGACGGCACCTGGCAGCCCGCCGACGAGACCGACCCGCGGATCGAGGCATGGCACACCGCCTACCGCTCCTTCGGCACCAACCCCCGCCGCATCCGTCCCAGCGTCGACGCGCTCGGCCGGCGCTTCACGAAAAAGGGAACCCTGCCACGCGTCAACCCGGCCGTCGACTCCTACAACGCCGTCTCCGTCCAGCACGGGCTGCCCGCCGGGGCCTTCGACCTCGACCACGTCACCGGCCGCATCGCCATCCAGTACGCCGACGGCACCGAAGAATTCACACCCCTCGGTGAACCGGGGACCACCGAGAACCCCAAGCCCGGCGAGATCGTCTACGCGGACACCACCGGCGTCCTGACCCGCCACTGGAACCACCGCGACGCCCACCGCACCCGCGTCACCGAAGACTCCACCCACGTCGCCTTCGTCTTCGAAACCCTCCACGTCTCGCGTGACGGCCACCTTCTCAAGGCCGCGGCGCTGGACCTTCAGGGCCTGCTCGCCCCACACACCGGACAGACCGCCGTGTACTACCTCAGCCCGGACCAGCCCCAGGTCACCGTCTGA
- a CDS encoding carbohydrate binding domain-containing protein gives MKRTSCRLLRRTLAAALATVGLLGLLTAIPQTGPQSTVPAAATENTATVFYYTKTKDWSAYHLHYAPDGGSWTTTPGVRMEAACTDWVKKTVSLGSASGLAVTFNNGSGVWDNNAGKNYGLGAGNITVKDGVVAHSDPCAGAGPGPSPTGTNTASVYYSTTTVGWTTTNLHYQPAGGSWTTVPGAGMEAACTGWVKRSVDLGGATSMSAAFNNGNGVWDNNNGGNYAIPSGVSTVRDRTVTPDTEDPCEAEPADTEAPTAPAKVSADADGVSVVLTWDPSTDDRGVTKYQVTRTGGTRGTMVTDVGSTVHSDANLEERTAYSYTVKAVDAAGNASTASAAATVTTGEKPAEQAGGKPLGTDPRKDPIYFVLTARFNDGDSGNNRGGSQHEKSGNSANNDPMFRGDFKGLVSKLDYIKGLGFSAVWITPVVLNRSDYDYHGYHGYDFYKVDPRLESAGASYQDLINAAHAKGMKIYQDVVYNHSSRWGAKGLFTPKTYGVRDAQWSWYYDEKNDGFAYDGLTVEPKSGKSYYNGDLWSTAEPSGNTCLNWGKPTGNSSPEGYRIYNCQWPSPTSGMFPKAYYHNCWLGNWEGEDSRSCWLHEDLADFNTESAPVQNYLIGAYNKYIDMGVDGFRIDTAVHIPRTTWNRRFLPAIQERVTARFGAEAAKNFFVFGEVGAFVNDKWNRGSVNHSAQFFTWKERKEYSADDEKAALEMYAYEQQQGTGSQPASTNAFLDGNTYHAPDRSRFSGMNVIDMRMHMNFGDANNAYNNGKDSDDSYNDATYNVVYVDSHDYGPNKSGERYAGGTDAWAENMSLMWTFRGIPTLYYGSEIEFQAGRKIDCGPSCPLATTGRAYYGDHLTGTVKTSGFGKVSTATGEVADTLDKPLVTHLQRLNEIRRAVPALQMGQYSTEGIAGSMAYKRRYTDAASGTDSFALVTVTGGATYTGIPNGTYKDAVTGDTRTVSDGKLTVAAPGKGNLRVYVLDLGGRNAAPGRIGAAGPYLK, from the coding sequence ATGAAACGCACTTCCTGTCGGCTGCTGAGACGCACCCTGGCAGCAGCCTTGGCAACTGTCGGGCTGCTGGGACTCCTCACCGCGATACCCCAGACCGGCCCGCAGTCCACCGTTCCCGCCGCGGCGACGGAGAACACCGCGACGGTCTTCTACTACACGAAGACCAAGGACTGGTCGGCGTACCACTTGCACTATGCGCCGGACGGCGGTTCCTGGACGACCACGCCCGGCGTGCGGATGGAGGCCGCCTGTACCGACTGGGTGAAGAAGACCGTCAGTCTGGGCAGCGCTTCCGGGCTGGCGGTGACGTTCAACAACGGCTCGGGAGTCTGGGACAACAACGCCGGTAAGAACTACGGCCTGGGTGCCGGCAACATCACCGTCAAGGACGGTGTCGTGGCCCACAGCGACCCGTGCGCCGGCGCCGGTCCCGGCCCCTCCCCGACGGGCACCAACACCGCCTCCGTCTACTACTCGACGACCACGGTCGGCTGGACCACCACCAACCTCCACTACCAGCCGGCGGGCGGCTCGTGGACCACCGTGCCGGGTGCGGGTATGGAAGCAGCCTGCACGGGATGGGTGAAGCGGTCCGTCGATCTCGGCGGTGCCACCTCGATGAGCGCCGCGTTCAACAACGGCAACGGGGTCTGGGACAACAACAACGGCGGCAACTACGCCATTCCGTCGGGCGTTTCGACGGTCAGGGACAGGACCGTCACCCCCGACACCGAGGACCCGTGCGAAGCCGAGCCCGCGGACACCGAAGCCCCGACCGCACCTGCGAAGGTCAGCGCCGACGCGGATGGTGTCTCGGTGGTGTTGACATGGGATCCCTCCACGGACGACCGGGGCGTCACCAAGTACCAGGTGACCAGGACCGGGGGCACCAGGGGAACGATGGTCACCGATGTCGGTTCCACCGTCCATTCCGATGCGAATCTGGAGGAGAGGACGGCCTACAGCTACACGGTGAAGGCCGTTGACGCGGCGGGCAACGCCTCCACCGCATCGGCCGCCGCCACCGTCACCACAGGTGAGAAGCCTGCCGAACAGGCCGGCGGAAAACCACTGGGCACCGATCCGCGCAAGGACCCCATCTACTTCGTACTCACCGCCCGCTTCAACGACGGTGACAGCGGCAACAACCGCGGTGGCAGCCAGCACGAGAAATCCGGCAACTCCGCCAACAACGACCCCATGTTCCGCGGCGACTTCAAGGGACTCGTCAGCAAGCTCGACTACATCAAGGGTCTCGGCTTCTCCGCCGTCTGGATCACCCCGGTGGTCCTGAACCGGTCCGACTACGACTATCACGGCTACCACGGCTACGACTTCTACAAGGTCGACCCCCGTCTGGAGTCCGCCGGCGCCTCCTACCAGGACCTCATCAACGCGGCCCACGCCAAGGGCATGAAGATCTACCAGGACGTCGTCTACAACCACTCCTCGCGCTGGGGCGCCAAGGGCCTGTTCACGCCCAAGACCTACGGGGTGCGGGACGCCCAGTGGAGCTGGTACTACGACGAGAAGAACGACGGCTTCGCGTACGACGGCCTCACCGTCGAGCCGAAGTCCGGGAAGTCGTACTACAACGGTGATCTCTGGTCCACGGCCGAGCCGTCCGGCAATACCTGTCTCAACTGGGGCAAGCCCACCGGCAACTCCTCCCCCGAGGGGTATCGGATCTACAACTGCCAATGGCCCAGCCCCACATCGGGCATGTTCCCCAAGGCCTACTACCACAACTGCTGGCTCGGGAACTGGGAGGGTGAGGACTCCCGCAGCTGCTGGCTCCACGAGGATCTCGCCGACTTCAACACCGAGAGCGCGCCCGTCCAGAACTACCTGATCGGTGCCTACAACAAGTACATCGACATGGGCGTCGACGGCTTCCGGATCGACACCGCCGTCCATATTCCGCGCACCACCTGGAACCGCCGCTTCCTGCCGGCCATCCAGGAGCGCGTCACCGCACGCTTCGGCGCCGAGGCCGCGAAGAACTTCTTCGTCTTCGGCGAGGTCGGAGCCTTCGTGAACGACAAGTGGAACCGCGGCTCGGTCAACCACTCCGCGCAGTTCTTCACCTGGAAGGAGCGCAAGGAGTACAGCGCGGACGACGAGAAGGCCGCCCTGGAGATGTACGCCTACGAACAGCAGCAGGGCACCGGTTCCCAGCCGGCCTCCACCAACGCCTTCCTGGACGGGAACACCTACCACGCACCGGACCGCAGCCGGTTCTCCGGCATGAACGTCATCGACATGCGGATGCACATGAACTTCGGTGACGCGAACAACGCCTACAACAACGGCAAGGACTCCGACGACAGCTACAACGACGCCACCTACAACGTCGTCTACGTCGACAGTCACGACTACGGGCCCAACAAGAGCGGCGAACGCTACGCGGGAGGCACCGACGCCTGGGCCGAGAACATGTCCCTGATGTGGACGTTCCGCGGCATCCCGACCCTGTACTACGGCTCCGAGATCGAATTCCAGGCGGGCAGGAAGATCGACTGCGGGCCGAGCTGCCCGCTGGCGACCACCGGACGCGCCTACTACGGCGACCATCTCACCGGCACGGTCAAGACATCCGGCTTCGGCAAGGTCTCCACGGCCACCGGCGAGGTTGCCGACACGCTCGACAAGCCGCTCGTCACGCATCTGCAGAGGCTCAACGAGATCCGGCGCGCCGTGCCCGCACTACAGATGGGCCAGTACTCCACCGAGGGCATCGCCGGGTCGATGGCGTACAAGCGCCGCTACACCGATGCCGCGAGCGGCACCGACAGTTTCGCGCTCGTGACCGTCACCGGCGGTGCCACATACACCGGGATTCCGAACGGCACCTACAAGGACGCCGTCACCGGGGACACCCGCACCGTTTCCGACGGCAAGCTCACCGTTGCCGCACCCGGCAAGGGCAACCTGCGCGTCTACGTCCTCGACCTGGGCGGCAGGAACGCGGCGCCCGGCAGGATCGGCGCCGCAGGCCCCTACCTGAAGTAG
- a CDS encoding sensor histidine kinase → MWESTGPAVKALDALPSVAAAGTLVWAVACPRAAVRQRLSHLARPTTVCAALSLITSLALPKAGFGSGWKLAEIAVLLLLLVAVTRWSPLRELTSALPVTTLAVTLWPLPLVTGESFLESIGIATFWLLPVAAAVAAGAYPRRQQLRRRSAVVEARSAQRLQLSRDLHDFVAHDISGIVVQAQAARFVAATDPSHAVLALERIEKAGLSALAAMDRTVQMLHGPAAPATDPLPDVSQLLLLIENFTSAGATEVHLDLPPLALEALTREAGSAAYRIVVEALTNIRRHAPDAPRATVALTPTASTVEIRVTNDRGGRSGPARRRVSRGGLGLPALTEHAEALGGTLSAGPHGNGGWQLIAVLPATLPKETS, encoded by the coding sequence ATGTGGGAATCAACCGGCCCGGCCGTCAAGGCGCTTGACGCTCTGCCCTCGGTCGCGGCCGCGGGCACGCTGGTGTGGGCCGTTGCCTGCCCCCGTGCCGCAGTTCGTCAGCGGCTCAGCCACCTCGCCCGCCCGACGACGGTCTGCGCGGCACTCTCCCTGATCACCAGCCTCGCCCTGCCGAAGGCTGGCTTCGGCTCCGGCTGGAAGCTGGCGGAGATCGCTGTCCTGTTGCTCCTCCTGGTCGCGGTCACCCGCTGGTCGCCCCTGCGCGAACTCACGTCGGCCCTCCCTGTGACCACCCTCGCGGTGACCCTCTGGCCGCTGCCGCTGGTCACCGGTGAGTCCTTCCTTGAATCCATCGGCATCGCCACCTTCTGGCTGCTTCCCGTCGCCGCCGCGGTGGCGGCCGGCGCCTACCCCCGCCGCCAGCAGCTCCGACGCCGGAGCGCGGTGGTCGAGGCCCGCAGCGCCCAGCGTCTTCAGCTCTCCCGCGACCTGCACGACTTCGTCGCCCATGACATCAGCGGAATCGTCGTCCAGGCCCAGGCGGCCCGCTTCGTCGCCGCCACCGACCCCTCCCACGCGGTGCTCGCCCTGGAACGCATCGAGAAGGCGGGCCTGAGCGCCCTGGCCGCGATGGACCGGACCGTACAGATGCTGCACGGTCCGGCGGCACCCGCCACCGACCCGCTCCCCGATGTGTCCCAACTGCTCCTACTCATAGAGAACTTCACCTCGGCCGGAGCCACCGAGGTACATCTGGACCTGCCTCCCCTGGCCCTGGAGGCGCTCACCCGCGAGGCGGGCTCCGCCGCGTACCGCATCGTCGTCGAGGCGTTGACCAACATCCGCCGACACGCCCCCGACGCCCCACGCGCCACCGTCGCACTCACCCCCACGGCCTCCACCGTGGAGATCCGCGTCACCAACGACCGCGGCGGTCGCTCCGGCCCGGCCCGCCGCCGCGTCTCCCGGGGCGGCCTCGGCCTCCCAGCCCTCACCGAGCACGCCGAGGCGCTGGGCGGAACCCTCTCGGCGGGGCCGCACGGCAACGGTGGCTGGCAGCTCATCGCCGTCCTGCCTGCCACTCTCCCGAAGGAGACATCATGA
- a CDS encoding response regulator transcription factor gives MTTPLAPTRILIADDQEDVRSGFRLILGSQPDMTVVGEAADGLTALDLARTLHPDLILADIRMPGLDGLELTRRLAGPDVPDPLRVLVVTTFDHDDYVRTALHDGACGFLLKRSGPGLLIEGVRAAMAGDILISPQITVRLLQTLAPAAPAAPAAPSPLTAREQEIARLVARGLTNAQIGEALFVSAGTAKTHIANIQAKLKAHNRVGIAAWAWESGLAAPVPRE, from the coding sequence ATGACGACGCCCCTCGCCCCGACCCGCATCCTGATCGCCGACGACCAGGAGGACGTACGCAGCGGCTTCCGCCTGATTCTCGGCTCGCAGCCCGACATGACCGTGGTCGGCGAGGCGGCGGACGGCCTCACCGCCTTAGACCTCGCCCGCACCCTGCACCCCGACCTGATCCTCGCCGACATCCGGATGCCGGGGCTGGACGGCCTCGAACTCACCCGCCGCCTCGCCGGCCCCGACGTACCCGACCCCCTGCGTGTCCTCGTCGTCACCACCTTCGACCACGACGACTACGTACGCACGGCACTGCACGACGGCGCCTGCGGGTTCCTGCTCAAGCGCTCGGGCCCCGGGCTGCTGATCGAGGGGGTCAGAGCGGCGATGGCCGGGGACATCCTCATCAGCCCCCAGATCACGGTCCGTCTGCTCCAGACCCTCGCGCCCGCCGCGCCGGCAGCGCCCGCGGCTCCGTCGCCACTCACCGCCCGGGAGCAGGAGATCGCCCGTCTGGTCGCCCGGGGCCTCACCAACGCCCAGATCGGCGAGGCGCTCTTCGTCTCAGCGGGCACAGCCAAGACCCACATCGCGAACATCCAGGCGAAACTGAAGGCCCACAACCGGGTGGGCATTGCCGCCTGGGCCTGGGAAAGCGGTCTGGCCGCCCCAGTCCCACGGGAGTAG
- a CDS encoding DUF1963 domain-containing protein, translating into MPALQEERVVQLLRPLMRTRTVLEPAQSPPETHACGSRRRDAAPPPVPARSHATREFATTRFGGFPTVEEGETWPLCDGCADDLTFVAQVDHSRDGLHNRLPVTFFTFFYCWTCHPWGRKRERGGWLVRSYTKLRRPEVLVHGTEPGFAEHHVVPRLEKSLPDTVGMRLHCPALWDLVPGDSGSPEAWANRRVIDHAALALTQERARTPHLRNAGVAIGGYPYWANGGDETPVCTECTVPMELLLQIPPSELTDAMWGDVGTLYLFMCRIHTQRTGLRIQST; encoded by the coding sequence ATGCCCGCACTTCAGGAAGAACGCGTCGTGCAGCTGCTGCGGCCGCTGATGCGGACGCGCACCGTACTCGAACCGGCCCAAAGCCCACCCGAGACACATGCGTGTGGAAGTCGTCGGCGGGACGCCGCTCCTCCGCCCGTTCCCGCGCGGTCCCATGCGACCCGGGAGTTCGCCACCACGCGGTTCGGCGGGTTCCCGACGGTGGAGGAGGGCGAGACCTGGCCGTTGTGCGACGGCTGCGCCGACGACCTCACGTTCGTCGCGCAGGTCGACCACTCCCGCGACGGCCTGCACAACAGGCTCCCCGTCACGTTCTTCACGTTCTTCTACTGCTGGACGTGCCACCCGTGGGGACGGAAGCGCGAACGGGGCGGATGGCTCGTACGTTCCTACACGAAGCTGCGGCGCCCCGAGGTTCTCGTGCACGGCACCGAGCCCGGCTTCGCGGAACACCACGTGGTTCCACGCCTGGAGAAGTCGCTTCCCGACACGGTGGGAATGCGCCTGCACTGCCCTGCCCTCTGGGACCTTGTACCGGGCGACAGCGGCTCCCCCGAGGCATGGGCGAACCGGCGCGTCATCGACCACGCCGCGCTCGCTCTGACGCAAGAGCGTGCCCGAACACCGCACCTGCGCAATGCGGGAGTGGCGATCGGCGGATACCCGTACTGGGCGAACGGCGGGGACGAAACACCGGTCTGTACGGAATGCACCGTGCCGATGGAGCTGCTGTTGCAGATTCCGCCGAGCGAGCTCACCGACGCGATGTGGGGTGATGTCGGAACCTTGTATCTGTTCATGTGCCGAATACACACCCAGCGCACCGGGCTGCGCATCCAGAGCACATGA
- a CDS encoding VOC family protein — MAVQRMDNVGIVVEDMEAALAFFVELGLELEGRAEIKGLFADQCTGLDGVHCDIAMVRTPDGHSRLELAKYRSPAVISAGPRNRPHNTLGTHRVMFAVDDIEDTVARLRPHGAELVGEIARFEDSYLLCYVRGPEGIIVGLAEQLR; from the coding sequence ATGGCTGTTCAGCGGATGGACAACGTCGGCATCGTCGTCGAGGACATGGAGGCCGCCCTTGCGTTCTTCGTGGAACTCGGCCTGGAGCTGGAGGGCAGGGCGGAGATCAAGGGCCTCTTCGCCGACCAGTGCACCGGACTCGACGGCGTCCACTGCGACATCGCCATGGTCCGGACCCCGGACGGACACAGTAGGCTCGAACTGGCGAAGTACCGAAGCCCCGCGGTGATCAGCGCGGGGCCGCGTAACCGGCCGCACAACACTCTGGGCACGCACCGCGTCATGTTCGCCGTCGACGACATCGAGGACACCGTTGCCCGTCTGCGCCCTCACGGCGCCGAACTCGTCGGCGAGATCGCCCGGTTCGAGGACAGCTACCTGCTCTGCTATGTCCGCGGGCCGGAGGGCATCATCGTCGGACTGGCCGAGCAACTGCGCTGA